In Janibacter cremeus, a genomic segment contains:
- the mce gene encoding methylmalonyl-CoA epimerase, whose product MTDLFTAIDHVGVAVPDLDDAIAFYRDSLGMELAHEETNEEQGVREAMMRVGDSGSCIQLLAPLSPESTIAKFLDRNGQGMQQLAYRVEDIDAVCATLRERGLRLLYDTPKRGTSNSRVNFIHPKDARGVLVELVEPDQTGARAH is encoded by the coding sequence ATGACTGATCTTTTCACCGCCATCGATCACGTCGGTGTCGCCGTGCCCGACCTCGACGACGCGATCGCCTTCTACCGGGACTCCCTGGGCATGGAGCTCGCGCACGAGGAGACCAACGAGGAGCAGGGCGTGCGGGAGGCGATGATGCGCGTCGGCGACTCCGGGTCGTGCATCCAGCTGCTCGCGCCGCTGTCCCCCGAGTCGACGATCGCGAAGTTCCTCGACCGCAACGGCCAGGGCATGCAGCAGCTCGCCTACCGCGTCGAGGACATCGACGCGGTCTGCGCGACCCTGCGCGAGCGCGGCCTGCGTCTGCTCTACGACACCCCCAAGCGCGGGACGAGCAATTCCCGGGTGAACTTCATCCATCCCAAGGACGCCCGCGGCGTCCTCGTCGAGCTCGTGGAGCCCGATCAGACCGGGGCCCGGGCCCACTGA
- the ccrA gene encoding crotonyl-CoA carboxylase/reductase: protein MDQIRDAILSGDRSEETYANLPLPQTYRAATVHKADADMFEGLASRDKDPRKSLHIDDVEIPELAPDEALVAVMASAINFNTVWTSIFEPVSTFSFLERYGKLNKYSKRHDLPYHVVGSDLSGVVLRTGGHVSKWKPGQEVVAHCLSVELEDADGHDDTMMDPQQRIWGFETNFGGLAELAIVKANQLMPKADHLTWEESASPGLVNSTAYRQLISKNGASLKLGDRVLIWGASGGLGSYAVQMALAAGAEPICVVSSPEKAEMCRAMGAELIIDRRAEGYQFWNEDGTKQNPKEWKRLGKKIRELTGGHDVDIVFEHPGRETFGASVYVARKGGKIVTCASTSGYMHEYDNRYLWMNLKSIISSHFANYRESWEANALISRGLIHPTLSRTYSLDEVGQATLDVHHNKHQGKVGVLTLAPEAGLGVTNTEKRARFVKQINRFQDA from the coding sequence ATCGACCAGATCCGCGACGCGATCCTCTCCGGTGACCGGAGCGAGGAGACCTACGCGAACCTCCCCCTCCCGCAGACCTACCGCGCCGCGACCGTCCACAAGGCCGACGCCGACATGTTCGAGGGACTGGCCAGCCGCGACAAGGACCCGCGCAAGTCGCTGCACATCGACGACGTCGAGATCCCCGAGCTCGCCCCGGACGAGGCGCTCGTGGCGGTCATGGCCAGCGCGATCAACTTCAACACCGTGTGGACCTCGATCTTCGAGCCGGTGTCGACCTTCTCCTTCCTCGAGCGCTACGGCAAGCTGAACAAGTACTCCAAGCGCCACGACCTGCCGTACCACGTCGTCGGCTCCGACCTGTCCGGCGTCGTGCTGCGCACCGGTGGCCACGTCTCCAAGTGGAAGCCCGGTCAGGAGGTCGTCGCGCACTGCCTGTCCGTCGAGCTCGAGGACGCCGACGGCCACGACGACACGATGATGGACCCGCAGCAGCGCATCTGGGGCTTCGAGACCAACTTCGGTGGCCTGGCCGAGCTGGCCATCGTCAAGGCCAACCAGCTGATGCCCAAGGCCGACCACCTCACCTGGGAGGAGTCCGCCTCCCCCGGTCTGGTCAACTCCACCGCCTACCGCCAGCTGATCTCCAAGAACGGCGCCTCGCTCAAGCTCGGTGACCGCGTGCTGATCTGGGGCGCGTCCGGTGGCCTGGGCTCCTACGCCGTCCAGATGGCGCTGGCCGCCGGCGCCGAGCCGATCTGCGTCGTCTCCTCCCCCGAGAAGGCCGAGATGTGCCGCGCCATGGGCGCCGAGCTGATCATCGACCGGCGCGCGGAGGGTTACCAGTTCTGGAACGAGGACGGCACCAAGCAGAACCCCAAGGAGTGGAAGCGCCTGGGCAAGAAGATCCGCGAGCTCACCGGCGGCCACGACGTGGACATCGTCTTCGAGCACCCGGGTCGTGAGACCTTCGGTGCCTCGGTCTACGTCGCGCGCAAGGGCGGCAAGATCGTCACCTGCGCCTCGACCTCGGGCTACATGCACGAGTACGACAACCGGTACCTGTGGATGAACCTCAAGAGCATCATCTCCAGCCACTTCGCCAACTACCGCGAGTCCTGGGAGGCCAACGCGCTCATCAGCCGCGGCCTGATCCACCCGACGCTGAGCCGCACCTACTCCCTCGACGAGGTCGGCCAGGCCACGCTCGACGTGCACCACAACAAGCACCAGGGCAAGGTCGGCGTGCTCACCCTCGCCCCCGAGGCCGGTCTCGGTGTCACCAACACCGAGAAGCGCGCCCGGTTCGTCAAGCAGATCAACCGCTTCCAGGACGCCTGA
- a CDS encoding 3-hydroxyacyl-CoA dehydrogenase NAD-binding domain-containing protein: MSESPSLADVLVFPYLNHAASMFEEKYASREDLDNGMRFGCGLPRGPLTVIDELGLETVRDALDARFAETGDPRHQPNAAFERLIADGRTGKAAGKGFYTYEGDEVVADDLTPSTGGGGAAREVEAVGVVGSGTMATGMVEVFATSGFPVTYVARSQEKVDAVAAKIAKNLTRKVDKGRMEQADADAVLGRLTGSLERESLADVDLVVEAIAEEIGIKNQLFADLDRICKDGAVLATTTSSLSIADLAARTKRPQDVVGMHFFNPAPVMKLVEVIDQEHTGQDVLDTVVELCKRTRKVPVRCSDRAGFIVNALLFPYLNDAIKAHEAGSSLDEIDAAITAGYGYPMGPFALLDVVGNDVALAIEEELLAEFGHESLTPAPLLREVVAAGKLGRKTGEGFRSY, translated from the coding sequence ATGTCTGAATCGCCCTCTCTCGCCGACGTCCTCGTCTTCCCGTACCTGAACCACGCGGCCTCGATGTTCGAGGAGAAGTATGCCTCCCGGGAGGACCTCGACAACGGCATGCGCTTCGGGTGCGGCCTGCCCAGAGGCCCCCTGACCGTCATCGACGAGCTCGGCCTCGAGACCGTCCGCGACGCCCTCGACGCGCGCTTCGCCGAGACCGGCGATCCGCGCCACCAGCCGAACGCGGCCTTCGAGCGGCTCATCGCCGACGGCCGCACCGGCAAGGCGGCCGGCAAGGGCTTCTACACCTATGAGGGTGACGAGGTCGTCGCCGACGACCTGACCCCCTCCACGGGCGGCGGCGGCGCGGCCCGTGAGGTCGAGGCCGTCGGCGTGGTCGGCTCCGGCACGATGGCCACCGGCATGGTCGAGGTCTTCGCGACCAGCGGGTTCCCGGTCACCTACGTCGCCCGCAGCCAGGAGAAGGTGGACGCGGTTGCCGCGAAGATCGCCAAGAACCTCACCCGCAAGGTCGACAAGGGCCGGATGGAGCAGGCCGACGCCGACGCGGTCCTGGGCCGCCTCACCGGGTCCCTCGAGCGCGAGTCCCTCGCCGACGTCGACCTCGTCGTCGAGGCGATCGCCGAGGAGATCGGCATCAAGAACCAGCTCTTCGCCGACTTGGACCGCATCTGCAAGGACGGTGCCGTGCTCGCCACGACGACCTCCTCGCTGTCCATCGCCGACCTGGCCGCCCGGACGAAGCGTCCGCAGGACGTCGTCGGCATGCACTTCTTCAACCCCGCACCGGTGATGAAGCTCGTGGAGGTCATCGATCAGGAGCACACCGGTCAGGACGTCCTGGACACGGTCGTCGAGCTGTGCAAGCGCACCCGCAAGGTCCCCGTCCGCTGCTCCGACCGGGCCGGTTTCATCGTCAACGCGCTGCTCTTCCCCTACCTCAACGACGCCATCAAGGCGCACGAGGCGGGCTCCTCCCTCGATGAGATCGACGCCGCGATCACCGCGGGTTACGGCTACCCGATGGGACCCTTCGCGCTGCTGGACGTCGTCGGTAACGACGTCGCCCTGGCGATCGAGGAGGAACTGCTCGCCGAGTTCGGGCACGAGTCGCTCACCCCGGCGCCGCTCCTGCGCGAGGTCGTGGCGGCAGGCAAGCTCGGCCGCAAGACCGGTGAGGGCTTCCGCAGCTACTGA
- the nucS gene encoding endonuclease NucS, which translates to MRVVIATCSVEYEGRLNAHLPLATRLLIVKADGSVLIHSDGGSYKPLNWMAPPCAMAEVEPDETQASEGVVAVWNVQHAKTEDHLRVRLHEIHHDSSHELGVDPGLVKDGVEAHLQKLLAEHIGTLGEGYTLVRREYMTAIGPVDILAKDAKGVSVAVEIKRRGEIDGVEQLTRYLELMNRDPALRPVNGVFAAQVIKPQARTLAQDRGIRCVTLDYDELKGIDTSMHRLF; encoded by the coding sequence GTGCGAGTGGTGATTGCGACCTGCAGTGTCGAGTACGAGGGCCGGCTGAACGCCCACCTGCCCCTGGCGACCCGTCTGCTCATCGTCAAGGCGGACGGCTCCGTGCTCATCCACAGTGACGGCGGCTCCTACAAGCCGCTGAACTGGATGGCTCCCCCGTGCGCCATGGCCGAGGTGGAGCCCGACGAGACCCAGGCCAGCGAGGGCGTCGTCGCCGTGTGGAACGTCCAGCACGCCAAGACCGAGGACCACCTGCGGGTGCGCCTGCACGAGATCCACCACGACTCCTCCCACGAGCTGGGGGTGGACCCTGGCCTGGTCAAGGACGGCGTCGAGGCCCACCTGCAGAAACTGCTCGCCGAGCACATCGGGACCCTCGGCGAGGGCTACACCCTCGTGCGCCGGGAGTACATGACGGCCATCGGGCCGGTGGACATCCTGGCCAAGGACGCGAAGGGGGTCTCGGTCGCCGTGGAGATCAAGCGCCGCGGCGAGATCGACGGCGTCGAGCAGCTGACGCGCTATCTCGAGCTGATGAACCGCGACCCGGCGCTGCGGCCGGTCAACGGCGTCTTCGCCGCCCAGGTGATCAAACCCCAGGCGCGCACGCTCGCGCAGGACCGCGGCATCCGCTGCGTCACCCTCGACTACGACGAGCTGAAGGGCATCGACACGAGCATGCACCGCCTCTTCTGA
- a CDS encoding NfeD family protein produces MATTQPLHPPSLEPDAGDVLSWLADELGIGWGLLWGLVVPLLVLAAVGLVLTALLWRRYSRSPSSSTGADVFPGQVVALRSAEGSHGQVFVEGSWWSVRSDVPLRPGQDVRITAVERLELLVEPLESSRDKEES; encoded by the coding sequence ATGGCGACCACGCAGCCACTCCATCCCCCTTCGCTCGAACCGGACGCCGGTGACGTGCTGTCCTGGCTGGCCGACGAGCTCGGGATCGGGTGGGGCCTGCTCTGGGGCCTGGTCGTGCCGTTGCTCGTCCTGGCCGCCGTCGGTCTCGTCCTGACCGCACTGCTGTGGCGGCGGTACAGCCGCTCCCCCTCGAGCAGCACCGGCGCCGACGTCTTCCCGGGCCAGGTGGTCGCCCTGCGCTCGGCGGAGGGCAGCCACGGTCAGGTCTTCGTCGAGGGCAGCTGGTGGTCGGTACGCAGCGACGTGCCCCTGCGCCCCGGCCAGGACGTGCGGATCACCGCCGTGGAGCGGCTGGAGCTGCTCGTCGAACCCCTCGAGTCGTCGCGTGACAAGGAGGAGTCATGA